Genomic DNA from Streptomyces sp. NBC_01571:
GGCGGGCTCCTCCGCGGGCGGGAGTTCCGTGGTGGAGGCCCGCTCGGGCACCACCATGTCGCCCCGGAAGCTGGGCACCGCCTCCAGGAGGCTGGTGAGCGAGTCGCGGTCGCCCGCGCCCTCGTCGACCGGCTCGGACGGCGGCAGGCTCGGCCGCTCCATCTGCCGGTCCAGGGCGCGGTCGAGCGGACGGTCCCGGGGCAGCCGCGCGATGCGCGGCACGAACGGGAAGCTCGGCTCGGGCGCCGCGAGGTCGTCGGACTCGCCGATCAGCGAACGCGCCTCGTCGTCGACGGCCTGGACGAGCCGCCGGGGCGGGTCGTACGTCCAGCTCGCCGAGTGGGGTTCGCCCGCGACCAGGTAGACCAGCAGGACTTCCCAGGTGCCGTCGTCGCGACGCCACGAGTCCCACTGGACGGTGTCCTTCTCGGCGCCCCGGATCAGCAGGCGCTCCTGGACCGCCTCTCCGAGCTGGGGTCCGGCGTTCTCGCCGGGGCGGCGGACGGGAGTCTTCCGGGCACGTTCGGCCATGAAGGCGCGCTCGGCGAGCACGGGGCCCTCGAAACGGCGCACCCGGTCGACGGGGATTCCGGCGAGCTGGGCGACTTCCTCCGCGGAGGCGCCGGCTCGTATCCGCGCCTGGATGTCGCGGGGGCGGAGATGGCTCTCCACCTCGATCTCGATCTGGCCGAGGCGGGGACGGTCGCCGCGGACGGCGGCGCGCAGACGCTCGTCGATCGGAAGCGTGTACTCCGTGCTGTCCGCAGCCTTCAGCACCAGCCGTGTGCCGTCGTTAGAGACGGCCACGACACGCAGTTCCGGCATGGGGACCTCCCGGGTGGTGCCTGCCGACGTCACGTGCGTCGCTGCTTCCGCTAGTCGAGTGTGGCCTGCCCGGGTGCAGCCTGCCACAACCTTGCCGAGTTGCCCGGCGTGTCGGGCACGGGCCCGGGGTCGCCGTTATGGCACGGTTACCTATTCGCAACGCTAAGTGACGAACTCCATCACCCTGTGCAACGAGCCCCCTCCCGGCGGTCCTGTCAGGCCCCGGACACCCTGGCGGGAGTCCGGACCCAGGGCTCGCAAGAGTACTCCATTCGGGCCATGTGCGTGGATCGGCACGCCGCCCAACTTCTAGCGGGGGGTGGTAGTTGGCCGCCCGATGCGCCGTATTCGTGGCCATGAAACGTGGCGTACTTCACGTAAGCGGCGGAAACGGAACTAAAGGTTTCCTTCAGCCGTCCTTTCTCCTGCAGTAGGTCGACCAAGTACGGGAAAGGCAGGCAAGGTCCGGGTATGCGTGGAGTGCCGGGTTCCGGAGAAGATCCGAGTGCCGCAGCGGGGGCCGGGAGGAAACGGCTGGATCTGAGCCTTCCGCAAGTGGCGGGCAGCGCGGTGGCGGCCGTGGTGGCCGCGAAACTCGCCTCCTACTTCGGTGTCTACGGGACGATCCTGGGCGCGGGCCTGGTCAGTGTCGTCGCCACCTGCGGCGGCACGGTCTTCCAGCACTTCTTCAAGCGCACCGGCGAGCAGATACGCGACGTGGGCGTCCAGGCGAAACCGGTGCGGCCCGGCGTCCGGCCCACACCGGTACCGGGGGAGTTCGCCTCGGCCGTGCCGGGGGAGTTCGGCGCGGGGACGGTCTACCGCGCCCGGGTCAGGAGCTGGAAGCGGCCGTTGGTCGCGGCGGCGCTCGTCTTCGGCGTCACCATGGCGGGCGTGACCACGTACGAAATGGCCTCGGGTCAGAGCTTCAGCGGGGACGGGAAGAGCACCACCGTCGGTGACGCCTTCACGGGGAGCGGCCCCGGCAACGGCCCGTCAGGCAGGGGCCCGGACTCCACACCGGAGTCCGGCACTCCCGGTACGACACCCCCCACCGGCTCCTCCCGGCAGCCCTCGAACCCCGGTTCGGATGACGGCTCCGGCACGACGGGCGGCGAGGACGGGGTGACGACTCCCACGCCGACGCCGAGTTCCAGCGCCGACCCGCAGTCACCGGAAGGGACCCCGACGCCGAGCGCGTCTACGAGCCCAGCACCCGACGCAGGTAGTCATTCCCGAAGCGCCGATCCGGATCCAGCCGATCCCGCAACGCCGTGAACTCGCCGAAGCGCGGGTACACCCCGGAGAAGTACTCCGCGTCCCGCGTGTGCACCTTGCCCCAGTGCGGGCGGCCTTCATGCGCCGTGAAGATCCGCTCGGCCGCGGTGAAGTACGCCTGGTAGGGCGTGCCCCGGAACATGTGTACGGCGATGTAGGCGCTCTCCCGGCCGGACGCGGTGGACAGTGTGATGTCGTCCGCGGGGGCGGTGCGCACCTCGACGGGGAAGCTGACCCGCAGGGGGGAACGGTCCACCATCGCCTTCAGCTCGCGCAGTGTGTCGACGAGGGCCTCGCGCGCGACCGCGTACTCCATCTCCACGAAGCGCACCCGGCGCGGGGAGGTGAAGACCTTGTACGGGATGTCGGTGTACGTCCGCGCGGAGAGCGCGCGGCTGGAGATCTTCGCGATCGCCGGGATGGTGGCGGGCGCGGCGCGGCCGAGCAGATTGGCCACCTGGAAGACGCCGTTGGAGAGGAACTCGTCCTCGATCCAGCCGCCGAGCCGCCCGACGGGCCGCTCGGGACCAGCACTGCGGTTGTTGCGCTTGGTGTTGCAGTTGCCGGTGTGGGGGAACCAGTAGAACTCGAAGTGCTCGTTCTCGGCGAACAGTTCGTCGAAGTCGGCGGTGACCCGGTCGAAGGTCATCGGCTCCTCGCGGGCCGTGAGCAGGAACAGGGGTTCCACGGAGAGGGTGATCGCCGTGACGATCCCCAGGGCGCCTATGCCGACCCGGGCGGCCGCGAAGACCTCGGGGTTCTCCTTCTCGGAGCAGGTCAGGACCGCGCCGTC
This window encodes:
- the sepH gene encoding septation protein SepH, which gives rise to MTSAGTTREVPMPELRVVAVSNDGTRLVLKAADSTEYTLPIDERLRAAVRGDRPRLGQIEIEVESHLRPRDIQARIRAGASAEEVAQLAGIPVDRVRRFEGPVLAERAFMAERARKTPVRRPGENAGPQLGEAVQERLLIRGAEKDTVQWDSWRRDDGTWEVLLVYLVAGEPHSASWTYDPPRRLVQAVDDEARSLIGESDDLAAPEPSFPFVPRIARLPRDRPLDRALDRQMERPSLPPSEPVDEGAGDRDSLTSLLEAVPSFRGDMVVPERASTTELPPAEEPAPEPETEEPPAPAASAGAGSAYADVLMPRSVGSHRDRLVGATDRQAEADGVRPGRRAAVPSWDEIVFGTRRKKQD
- a CDS encoding D-arabinono-1,4-lactone oxidase, whose protein sequence is MSTTVSGKSGTWRNWAGNVTARPVREVTPASVEELSAAVRAAADEGLKVKAVGTGHSFTAAAATDGVLIRPQLLTGIRALDREAGTVTVEAGTPLKRLNVALAREGLSLTNMGDIMEQTVSGATSTGTHGTGRDSASIAAQIKGLELVTADGAVLTCSEKENPEVFAAARVGIGALGIVTAITLSVEPLFLLTAREEPMTFDRVTADFDELFAENEHFEFYWFPHTGNCNTKRNNRSAGPERPVGRLGGWIEDEFLSNGVFQVANLLGRAAPATIPAIAKISSRALSARTYTDIPYKVFTSPRRVRFVEMEYAVAREALVDTLRELKAMVDRSPLRVSFPVEVRTAPADDITLSTASGRESAYIAVHMFRGTPYQAYFTAAERIFTAHEGRPHWGKVHTRDAEYFSGVYPRFGEFTALRDRLDPDRRFGNDYLRRVLGS